A single Rattus norvegicus strain BN/NHsdMcwi chromosome 5, GRCr8, whole genome shotgun sequence DNA region contains:
- the LOC134487094 gene encoding endogenous retrovirus group K member 5 Gag polyprotein-like has protein sequence MGPSAPYTIQIVDMVSSQWLTPHDWHQTAKATLSLGDYILWRTEYEDKSKETVQKSSGKRGPEVTLEMMLGTGAFVAPASQVKIPKFILKEVTTNAVLAWRAIPPPGSKKTVLAGIKQGNEESYETFVSRLEEAIHRMMPPGEGAKMLLKQLAWENANSLCQDLIRSVRKTGSIQDYVKACIDASPTVVQGMAYAAAMRGQKYEAFVKQTYGGNNARDNSGPTCYSCGEDGRGSERCNTTPGAQFLLHGYPEENKTDNAPAYVTKTLEHFYQQWNIAHVTGIPYNPQGQAIVEHIHYNIKAQIQKLRSTGCRITNLGPRQTHQARQRKRTSVPHAERGRTAR, from the exons ATGGGGCCTTCGGCGCCCTACACTATACAGATAGTGGACATGGTGTCCAGCCAATGGTTAACTCCGCATGACTGGCACCAGACTGCCAAAGCAACTCTCTCCCTGGGGGATTATATCCTCTGGAGGACAGAATATGAAGACAAGAGCAAAGAAACTGTACAAAAATCCTCAGGAAAAAGGGGGCCCGAGGTAACTTTAGAGATGATGCTGGGGACAGGAGCATTTGTTGCCCCTGCTTCTCAGGTAAAAATACCCAAGTTTATCCTAAAAGAGGTTACTACCAACGCTGTTTTGGCCTGGAGAGCAATCCCGCCTCCTGGGTCAAAAAAGACTGTCTTGGCAGGAATAAAACAAGGAAATGAGGAATCTTATGAGACCTTTGTCTCTAGACTGGAGGAAGCTATCCACAGAATGATGCCCCCAGGAGAAGGGGCTAAAATGCTCTTAAAGCAATTGGCATGGGAAAATGCTAATTCACTATGCCAGGATCTTATAAGATCAGTGAGAAAAACGGGAAGTATACAGGACTATGTCAAGGCCTGCATAGATGCCTCTCCTACAGTGGTACAGGGGATGGCCTATGCTGCTGCCATGAGAGGACAGAAGTACGAAGCCTTTGTTAAACAAACATATGGAGGAAACAATGCTAGGGACAACTCTGGCCCCACTTGTTACTCATGTGGAGAA GACGGGAGAGGCAGTGAAAGATGTAATACAACACCTGGTGCACAGTTTCTCTTACATGGGTATCCCGAAGAAAATAAAACTGACAATGCACCTGCCTATGTGACAAAAACCTTAGAGCATTTTTATCAACAGTGGAACATAGCCCATGTCACAGGAATTCCATACAACCCACAAGGGCAAGCCATTGTGGAACATATACATTACAATATTAAAGCACAGATTCAAAAGTTAAGGTCAACAG